The Helianthus annuus cultivar XRQ/B chromosome 16, HanXRQr2.0-SUNRISE, whole genome shotgun sequence genome includes a window with the following:
- the LOC110918050 gene encoding ATP synthase subunit O, mitochondrial yields MAARIRSTLTGFTKAFISDSLSTHRSHASRAIVRPNFINPERSRNFASASPSKEPKVKVPVAMFGGSGNYASALYIAAAKSNSLDKVESELLDFVSATTKASTFSQFMKDLAVPADVRVKAINEICAQAKFSDVTKNFLVVLADNGRLRHVDTIAKRFSDLTMAHRGEVKAVVTTVIPLPAEEEKELKDTLQEILGKGKTVKLEQKIDPSILGGLVVEFGQKVFDMSIKTRARQMERFLRDPINFDA; encoded by the exons ATGGCTGCTCGAATCAGATCAACCCTCACTGGTTTCACCAAGGCTTTCATATCTGATTCTCTATCAACTCACCGATCACACGCCTCACGAGCCATCGTTCGCCCTAATTTCATCAACCCCGAG CGATCAAGAAACTTTGCTTCTGCTTCTCCCTCTAAGGAACCAAAAGTCAAG GTGCCTGTGGCTATGTTCGGGGGATCCGGAAACTACGCATCTGCATTATACATTGCGGCAGCAAAATCCAACTCATTGGATAAAGTTGAATCCGAACTACTTGATTTTGTTTCAGCTACTACTAAAGCATCAACGTTTTCTCAATTTATGAAAGATTTAGCAGTACCAGCGGATGTTCGAGTAAAAGCCATTAATGAAATCTGTGCTCAAGCTAAATTTTCAGACGTCACAAAAAACTTCTTAG TTGTTTTGGCTGATAATGGTCGGCTTCGACACGTTGACACTATTGCCAAGAGATTTTCGGATTTGACCATGGCACATCGAGGAGAAGTCAAGGCCGTTGTCACTACTGTCATT CCACTTCCTGCTGAGGAGGAGAAAGAATTGAAAGACACTTTACAGGAAATACTTGGTAAAGGGAAAACCGTTAAGCTTGAACAGAAG ATTGACCCCAGCATTCTTGGTGGGCTTGTGGTGGAATTTGGGCAAAAGGTTTTTGACATGTCAATAAAGACAAGGGCAAGGCAAATGGAACGGTTCTTGCGCGATCCGATTAACTTTGACGCTTGA